GGGAAGGAAAAAATCCTGCTGTGCTTTAGAGAAACGGTGAAGTTCATCAAGGATAAGAATATCCATTCCGGATAATTGTTTTCTAAGCGCAGCAATTCCAGCTTCCGGCGCACTGACGCGCATGTAATGTCGCCCTGTTGATTGCGCAAGAAGCATTGCCAAAGTAGATTTTCCGCATCCCGGAGGACCAAAAAGCAACAGACTCGGTAATCTTTTTGACCTTTCAAAGGCTTCAATACGCTCACGGAGATGAATTTGTCCGACGAATTGAGATAGACTGGTAGGGCGTATACGATCCGCAAGGGGCTGGTTATCAGTTAACTCAAGCTTCACTTGGTACTCTCCGTTGGCAAGAAAATTTAGAGGGATTGTTTTTGTTTTTCAAGGTATCCAGCTCCAAGACAAAGGAGAGCCGCAGTTTCCCATCGTAAAATACTATCTCCGAGACTGCATTTTTTAAATCCGTTGTTCAACAACAGTTCGGCTTCATGCGGACTGAATCCGCCTTCTGGGCCTATTACTGCCAGAGTTGATTCTTCTGCAAAAACACCATAGTCGGGCACAGCTTCTTTTTCAGCTTTTTCCCATAAAATAATTTTATTAGAGAACTCTTTGGATTTTTCAATCAGATTTTCAATAGATCCGGGCACTGTTTCAAGTTTTGGCAGCCAAACATTTCCGCATTGTTTCGCTGCGGCAATATTTTTATCATGCCAGGTCTCTTTAGGAACTTCAGGAACCTTGCCCTGACTGAATTCGCCCTGAAAAAAAATAAGACCACGAGCTTGAAGTTCAACACTTTTTTCAAGCAGCCAATTTCTTCTGTTTGATTTATTCCAGCCGATCGCAAGAGTTAGTCCACGCGAATCGTTCTGAACACTTTCGCTTACAAGTTGTAAGGTTGCGCGGCTTTTAGAAATTTCATCGACTGTAAAAATTCCATCTCTACCCAGTCCATCAAAAAGACGCACAGTATCACCTTCGCGTGTACGAAGAACTTTGCACATATGGCGGGCTTCGCTACCTTCAAGAACAAAAGGGGCAATCCAATTTTCGGGGGAGATATAAAATGAATTTAGGCGGGACATTATATTTTAAACGACCTGTAAAAAATTGCGGACCGGATTGATCCGGTCCGCAATAAAATTAAGATTCAAGATTAAGAAGATCTTCGTATGTCTCTCTTCTGCGTGCAACAATAATATCATCTCCATCAACAATAACTTCAGCGGCTCTGAGGCGAGAGTTGTAGTTTGATGACATCGTAAATCCATAGGCACCGGCAGAGTATACGGCGAGAAGTTCTCCCTGTTTAACTTCAGGAAGCTCACGATCCCGGGCAATAAAATCACCTGATTCACAAATAGGACCGACGACATCAACTTCAACTTTAGGACGTTCGTTTTTCACAACTTCAGAGATGTTGTGAAAAGACTGATAAAGTGAAGGGCGGATGAGGTCATTCATTCCTGCGTCTACGATAAGGAAATTCTTTGTAGGCGTACTTTTGGTATAAATAACTTCTGTCACCAGTATTCCGGCGTTTCCGGCGATAACTCTTCCAGGCTCGAGAATAACTTTTATTTTTTGACCTTCGAGAGCTTTTGTTAAAGCTTCACCGAATTCTTTAGGGTGGGGAGGCTGTTCGTCATCATAAGTGATTCCGAGTCCGCCACCAAGGTCAAGATGTTCAATCTCAATACCCATACTGGAAAGTTTTTCTTTAAATGCCAACAACTTACTGAGAGCTTCAAGGAAAGGATCGATACTTGTGAGTTGTGATCCGATATGGCAATCCATGCCGATAGGCTCGATGTTGGACAGTTCTTTAGCGGTTTTGTAGGCGGTAAGAGCTGTATCCATATCAAGGCCGAATTTATTCTTTTTCATTCCGGTAGAAATGTAAGGATGTGTTTGCGGATCAACGTCTGGGTTGATACGGAAACTGACTCGGGCGGTCTTGTTCATGGATGTTGCAACTTCATTGATTCTGTGAAGTTCAGCTACGGACTCGACATTGAACATTAAAATATCTGCTTTAAGAGCTTCAGCAATTTCATATGCTTTTTTACCGACACCGGAATAAACAATACGGTTTGCAGGAACTCCGGCTTTAAGCGCTCTGAATAGTTCACCGCCGGAAACAATATCCATTCCAGCACCCATCTCAGCTAATAGTTTGAGCACACTCAAATTAGAATTAGCTTTGACAGAGTAGCAGGTGAGATGATCCAAACCGTTAAACGCTGAATCAAACGCTTCAAAATGTCTACGGAATGTTGCAGCCGAATAGACATAAAGCGGGGTTCCGTATTCTTTAGCCAGTTCAGAAATATTTACGTTTTCTGCGAAAAGTTCATTATTCTTAAATTCAAAATGATGCATTTGGGAAGAACTCCATTCTCTAAATTAGGGTGTGACTATATATACGTCAGAAATGACAATTCCAAGAGCTTCATAAACATTTCGTCCGACAACTCTGTAGCGATAGCTTTTCTCTGGATCAAGTCCGCATTCACTGAAGACGAAAGTAGAACCGTCTGACTGGATGCCTTCTGATCCGGGGATGAATTGTTTACGAATAGCAGGGAAGAAAGGACAGGTTGGACAACCTTCTCCAGGCCCACTGCCGTCAGCTTGAAATTGAAGACTCAGATTGTCTACATTTTTAAATGCTCCGTCAACCTTAACAACAATCTTAAGGCATTCTCCGGTCCGGCGTCCGGTAACGGATGTAAAGGTGAAAGTATCTTCACTTTTTTGCGGCGCAGGCCACATTTTTACACCGCAGCCAGTTACAGCGAGCAGGGTAACCACTAAAAGAGTGAGCACTAAACATTTTTTAAAAGAAAGATTTTTCATCAATTATCTCCCAATGATTTTTTCCACTGATTCAGTAGAGTAATGGCTTCTATCGGTGACAGTCCATTTATATCAAGATGACGAAGTTCTTTAATTATTTCGTGATCTTCAGGTGGAATATCATTTTTATCATTATTAGAGCCGGAACAAATCATTCCCGGCAGGATGCTTTGTACAATAGTCTTCCGTTCCGCCGGGTGCAAGTTGCTATCTTGTGATTTTTCTTCAAGATTCGCAAGAATTTCTCTTGCACGCAGTACAACAGGTCTAGGAACTCCTGCAAGTTTCGCGACTTCAATACCGTAACTTTTATCAGCAGGTCCGGGCACTAGGCGCCGTAAAAAAAGGATATCTCCTTTCCATTCTCTGACAGCAATATTGAAATTTCTAAGTCCGTCAATAACACCTTCAAGAGAAGTCAGCTCATGATAATGCGTTGCAAAGAGTGTGCGAATTCCACCCCGGGCTCTTCGTGAAAGTTCTTCTACAACAGCCCAAGCTAGAGCAAGCCCGTCAAAAGTGCTTGTTCCGCGTCCTATTTCATCAAGAATAACAAGACTGCGCATTGTTGCCTGTCGTAAAATGCGGGAAGTTTCCATCATTTCAACCATGAAAGTGGATTGTCCCTGCGCCAGATTGTCCGAAGCTCCGACCCTTGAAAAAACCCGGTCTATAAGCCCGATTCGGCCACTTGAAGCAGGGATGTAAGAGCCCATTTGAGCCATTATGCCCATCAGCGCAATTTGTCTTAACACAGTAGATTTACCAGCCATGTTTGGTCCGGTAATCAGCAGAATGCGGCGTTTTTCATCTATTGTCAGGTTGTTAGGGATATAATTGGCAGATCCCTGAACAGCTTCAACCACAGGATGGCGGCCTTCTTCAATAATTACTTCCATGCCTGTATGAACTTCAGGACATACCCAGCGATTTGAACGGGCAGCTTCGGCTAAACCCTGCCAGAAATCTATTGCGGCAATGGCATCTGCCATAAACATAAACCGACTGCGATTTTCGGCGACTTCATCCCGTATAGCTTGAAAAAGATTATATTCAAGCTTCTTACGCTGTTCAAAAGCTGAAATTAGTTTTTCCTCAAGTTCTTTTAATTGAGGAGAAATATATCTTTCACAATTTACCAGAGTCTGACGGCGTTCAAAATAATCAGGTACCTGACCTTTGAAAGCTTTTGATATCTCAAAATAATATCCGAAAACTTTATTGTACCCGATTTTAAGTTTTGGCAGATCACAGCTTTCTTTTTCATGCTGGAGAAGTTCAGCAAGCTTAGCTTCTCCATGCTCGGTAAGCTCAATAAATTCATCAAGTTCAGCATTGTAGCCAAGTTTGAAAAGTCCGCCTTCTGTAATGACCGGAGGAGGGGAGTCAACCATTGCTTTTTCTAAAAGGTCAGCAACATCCGACA
The window above is part of the Maridesulfovibrio ferrireducens genome. Proteins encoded here:
- a CDS encoding 16S rRNA (uracil(1498)-N(3))-methyltransferase — protein: MSRLNSFYISPENWIAPFVLEGSEARHMCKVLRTREGDTVRLFDGLGRDGIFTVDEISKSRATLQLVSESVQNDSRGLTLAIGWNKSNRRNWLLEKSVELQARGLIFFQGEFSQGKVPEVPKETWHDKNIAAAKQCGNVWLPKLETVPGSIENLIEKSKEFSNKIILWEKAEKEAVPDYGVFAEESTLAVIGPEGGFSPHEAELLLNNGFKKCSLGDSILRWETAALLCLGAGYLEKQKQSL
- the lysA gene encoding diaminopimelate decarboxylase; this translates as MHHFEFKNNELFAENVNISELAKEYGTPLYVYSAATFRRHFEAFDSAFNGLDHLTCYSVKANSNLSVLKLLAEMGAGMDIVSGGELFRALKAGVPANRIVYSGVGKKAYEIAEALKADILMFNVESVAELHRINEVATSMNKTARVSFRINPDVDPQTHPYISTGMKKNKFGLDMDTALTAYKTAKELSNIEPIGMDCHIGSQLTSIDPFLEALSKLLAFKEKLSSMGIEIEHLDLGGGLGITYDDEQPPHPKEFGEALTKALEGQKIKVILEPGRVIAGNAGILVTEVIYTKSTPTKNFLIVDAGMNDLIRPSLYQSFHNISEVVKNERPKVEVDVVGPICESGDFIARDRELPEVKQGELLAVYSAGAYGFTMSSNYNSRLRAAEVIVDGDDIIVARRRETYEDLLNLES
- the mutS gene encoding DNA mismatch repair protein MutS, with the translated sequence MFEQYLQIKEDHPDALLFYRMGDFYELFFEDAEIAARELQISLTCRNPNSEIKTPMCGVPHHAVKTYLSRLLEKGFKIALCDQIEDPKQAKGLVKRAVTRVYTPGTVVEDSTLNAKSNNFLAALIWDETKSAGGLAWIDFSTGQWSGIQSKTETDLWQWVIKVGPRELILQQGKAVPHQYGEIDARITPAPSAGYFNLKTARDNILEVQKVADLESLDLEDKPQLTQACGALVAYLRQTQMQELNHLGEFKPLNLSKYMILDEVTERNLELFKRLDGKKGKGTLLAVIDKTITPMGGRLLSTRLKQPWRDLSPIEHNQKAVTFFHGNDSLRTSIRKLLDTVYDLERLSTRVVLGRANPKDFISLRQSLKTLPPIQEELRQSIQASEESHSIAIAPVLKTIVSKWDSMSDVADLLEKAMVDSPPPVITEGGLFKLGYNAELDEFIELTEHGEAKLAELLQHEKESCDLPKLKIGYNKVFGYYFEISKAFKGQVPDYFERRQTLVNCERYISPQLKELEEKLISAFEQRKKLEYNLFQAIRDEVAENRSRFMFMADAIAAIDFWQGLAEAARSNRWVCPEVHTGMEVIIEEGRHPVVEAVQGSANYIPNNLTIDEKRRILLITGPNMAGKSTVLRQIALMGIMAQMGSYIPASSGRIGLIDRVFSRVGASDNLAQGQSTFMVEMMETSRILRQATMRSLVILDEIGRGTSTFDGLALAWAVVEELSRRARGGIRTLFATHYHELTSLEGVIDGLRNFNIAVREWKGDILFLRRLVPGPADKSYGIEVAKLAGVPRPVVLRAREILANLEEKSQDSNLHPAERKTIVQSILPGMICSGSNNDKNDIPPEDHEIIKELRHLDINGLSPIEAITLLNQWKKSLGDN